AAGAAATGACAGCGCCACTCGAGCTGTGTACCTCAAGGGGAGAACGTATTCCGGAGGCTGGCGGTAGTAGTAGATGGACACAGCCAGATCCCCAACCCACGAAGCCGACAATGGAAACAGCCCGAACAGCACTTCGAACGCAAGCGGCAAGGCGACCGCGCCTGCAACAAGCACCGCCAGCTTTTGCTTCGAGCAGAAAGCCCACGCCAAGCCAAACAACAGCGCCTCGGGAGACCTGACGACAGCGAAATCAAGTGCAGCGCTGGCCGCATGACCGGCGGTGGGGTCCAATTCTGCGCCCAGGAGTGGCCCGTCATCAAAGACATCATCGCCACTAAGTACCGGTAGTCCGGTGACGAGGTAGACCAAGGCGGAGAAAACAGCTCCCAGCAGTATGAAGCTGAACGTCGCCAGCACCCACTTTGACAGGAACCTCATCGTCAGCCTCCGTGCCGCGTTCGCAGACCTGACTTTGCACGCTGAATCTCACCTTCAGAGAGTGACGTGCCACCCACATCCCACTGGAACATTAGGGACCACGGGCTCGCTACGTGATGAAGACCTAAGACATGACCGATTTCGTGCGTAAGGGTGCGCTCGTTAGCTAGTCTGGTCATCAAAATCCAAGCGGGCTCACTTGGATCGGCGGTATTGGCTCCGCCTCTCGTACCGTGTCCACCACGGGAGCGAATGAATACAACTGGAATTGTGGCCAATGAACGGCGACTAAGGCCCACTTCTGGCCTCGCAAGCACGCTTTCAACCTCCGCATTAGATCTGAATGTGCTCTCAACGACTCGAACTGGCCCTCGAGTAGGAAGCGCAGTGATCAGCACTCCATGCTTCGCCCATGAGCTTCTGGCCACACTGATCTGGTACGTGATCTCCTCGTCGGCCCAGCCGGGGAAAGGGAGGCCGATCTGCTCTGGCGTTGTGCCATCCCAAGACATGTCTTGCACCTGAACCGGCGCAAGAGTCAGAGCGAGAACGCGACCTAGGATTCCCCCAACTGACCCGCCGAACGAGAGCGAGAGGGTCCCAAGCGTAGAAAGAGCCGCAAAGCTAAGACTCAGAGATATTTCGAAGTTCCCCGTCGGATCAACTGAATTGGTTGGCCTGCCCCCGACATAGGAATACCGGTGCAGACTCGATGGCGAAGAGATTGAATATGGATACTCGTCCTGACTTACGAATCCTCCAACTCTCGAATCCAGCCACCTCGCCCGATTGTCGTATAGGCCTGAAATTCGATCGAGCCGCTCGCCCGAAAACAGATAGCAGGTTTCATCGTCACCTTGATGCTCAACCAAGGTTCCGTAGGCCTCGAGTGAAAACTCGTCGGTGGCATTTCCTTGACCGTCCGTCAGCGCTCGGGTTGAGCCTAGTTCTTCCGAATGGAAATACCTTGGAGCCAGCTCTGTCGGGCTACCGACTGCAGTCCGGAGCGTAGCGACCAGGTCATAGCCGCGGACGTGATAGGCGACGAGCGTGTCGACCCCGCTGCTTTCACCGACCACTTGACTCAGGCTTCCAGAAGCATCGACCAGATACTCGAGTGTCGACGATGGACCCTCCGTCGGTGCAGCTCTCATGCGGACTCTGACGCCATCGACATCGTAGGTGTGCTCGACGAAGGTTCCATTCGCGAGCACGACTCTAGTCAACCGATTCTCGATATCCCAGACGTACGTCGCCCCATCGGTGCCGCTCTTCGCCGTCCGATTCCCGTTCGCATCCCAGCCGTAGGTGACGGGGCCAGCGATCCCGTTCTCGGTGAGCAGGCGGTCGCGTTCGTCGTAGGTGTAGATCACCGGTTGCGGGGTGCCGTTCTCGGTCTGGCGGAGCTGTTCGAGGCGGTTGCCGACGGGGTCGTAGGCGAACTGGTTTCGCCAGGCGGTCGGGGCGTCGGGGGCGGAGCCCTGCTTCACATGCTCATCGGTCAGGCGGTAGAGGTTGTCGTAGGCGTAGTTTCTGGTCACGCCGTCGTGCTCGACGATCCTCGTGCGGTTCCCGGTCGGTGCCAGCGTGTAGGCGAAGCTCACCAGGGTCGTGCCGGCGTTGTTGACCGTCGAGATGTTCAGCAGCTGGTTCTTTGCGTTGTAGCTGTAGGTCGTCGCGACGCCGTTGGGGAAGAGGAGGCTTTCGCGGTTGCCGTTGGCGTCGTAGTTGTGGTCGTAGACGCCGCCGATCGGGTCGGTCACCGTGTCGAGGCGGTTGAGGTCGTCGTAGGTGTAGCTGGTCGTGAGCGTTTGGCCGGCGACGTTGGCGGTCAGCTCCGTGCGGTTGCCTACGGCGTCGTAGCCGTATTCCAGCGAGCGGCCGTCGGGATAGGTCAGGCTGGTCACCCGGTCGCGGGTGTCGTAGCCGTAGGTCGTGACACCTCGGGCGTCCGTTGCCGTCAAGCGCCTTCCCGTCGGTGTGTAGGTGAAGCTCACCTGGACGTTGCCGGGGTAGGTGCGGCGTAGCAGGCGGCTCTGGAGGTCGTAGTCGTAGAGCGTCGTGCGCCCCAGGAAGTCGGTTCTCGAGGAGCGGTTGCCGGCCGCGTCGTAGGTGAAGCGCTCGGTGGCGCCGTCGGGGAGGATGCGCTTCGTCTGTCTGCCGACGCTGTCGAACTCGAACCGGGTGACGTGCCCGTTCGCGTCCGCCTGCGAGACGCGGTTTCCGGCCTCGTCGTAGGCGTAGGTGGTGACCTGGTTGAGGGCGTCCGTCACTGAGACGAGCCTTCCCAGGGCGTCGTAGCCGAATTGGGTGATCTTTCCCGACTCGTCGGTTTCCGAGATCCTTCTGCCCAACGCGTCGTAGCCGGTTGTTCGGAAGGTGGCGTCGGGCGCGATCGTCCGGGTCAGGCGGTTGCTCGAGTCGTAGACGAAGGCGGTCGTGTTGCCGCGCGGGTCGGTCAGTGCGACCTGGTTGCCGGCCGCGTCGTAGGCGGTCAGGGTGACCTGATTCAGGGCGTCGGTGATCGTCGTTCGGCGGCCGCTGTCGTCGTAGCCGAAGGTCGTCGCGTTGCCGCGGGCGTCGATCGATTGGTGCAGGCGGCCGGCGTCGTCGTAGATCTGCTCGAGGACCACCGGCGTGCCGTCGTTCGGGAGGAAGGTCTTCCGCAGCCTTCCCGCTGGGTCGTACTCGTACGTCGTCGTTCGATTGCCGCGGTCGGTCGAGCTGATTCTGCGGTTCTCGGCGTCGTAGCCGGTCAGGTCGAAGGTGCCGTCCGGGTGGTCGGTTCGTGTTTGTCTTCCGAGCTCGTCGTAGGAGAATTCCGTTCTTCTACCGAGAGCGTCGACGGTCGCCTTCACGTTGCCGAGGGCGTCGTACTCCGTTCTGGTGATGCTGCCGTCCGGCGCGGTCGTCGTGATCGGGCGATTGGCGCTGTCGTAGGTGAAGCGGGTGATCTCCGTCGCCGTGGTGCCGTCGCCGAGCGTTCTTGTTCGGGTTTCGGTCAGGCGGTCGCCGTTGCTGTTGTAGGTCGAGGTCGAGATCTGGCCGAGGGCGTTGGTTTCGCGCGTCATCCGGCCGCGGCTGTCGTACTGGTAGCTCGACAGGTTGCCGAGGGCGTCGAGCTCGGTCAGGAGCTCGCCTTTGGTGTTGTAGGTGAAGTTCGTGACTGCACCGGTGGCGTCGGTGGTGCGGGTGAGGTTCGACTTGGCGTCGTAGAGGTTCGTCGTCACGCCGCCACGCGGGTCGGTGGTCGTCAGGGCGTTGCCCTTGCCGTCGTAGGTGAAGCGCGTGATGTGGCCGAGCGCGTCGGTGGTCGAGGTGAGGTTGCGGTTCGCGTCGTAGACGTAGGTCGTGGTGTTGCCGAGCTCGTCGGTCTCGGTGAGAAGCTGATCGTTGCCGTCGAAGGTCCGGGTCGTCTCGACCCCCGACTCGTCCACTTCGTGGGTGACGTTGCCGCGCGCGTCGTAGTCGAGCTGGCGGGAGGCGCCCAGACGGTTGGTGACGATCTCGCGGTTGGCGGCGAGCTGGTGGTCGTAGAGGATCTCGTGGCCGAAAGCGTCCACGTGCTTCGTCAGGCGGCCGTCCGGGCCGTACTCGTTGCGGATCGGCGTCCTGCCCAGCGGATCGTGGATCTCCTCGAGATAGTGATTGCCCGAGTAGGTGTAGGTGGTTTCGGCTTCCGTTCGGTCGGTGAAGCTCGTCAGGTCGCCGGCAGCGTCGTAGGCGTAGACGAGGTCGGCGCCCTCGGGGTCCACGATGCGGGTGATGCGGTTCTGGCCGTCGCGCTCGAAGGTGATGCTGGCGCCGCTCGTGTGGCTGATGCCGCCGGCGCTGAAGGTCGCCGCGTTGCCGTTCGGGTCGGCGATCTTCGTCACGCCGGTGGTGCGGTTGACCTCGAACGCTCTTCCGTCACGGGTGGTCAGCCGCACCTGCGGCGGGTCGTAGAGGCCACCTTCGGTCGACAGGAGCTGGCTGCTGCCGGTCGCCCAGAAGATGTTGGTGCCGGCCATCGCCTGCAGCGTCGCGCCCGGCACCGGGCCGTCGACGTACGCGAAGCCGGCGATGCCGTAACAGCCGCCGACCCCCGGCGCGAGCTGCGTCAGCACCGGCCGGAAACGGTAGACCTCGCGGTCCGAGAGCTTCACCGTCGAGATGTGCGACTTTCTCTCCTGCGCGGTGTCGCACGGGAGGAAGCCCGCGGCGATGTTCCAGCCATCACCTGTGGGCCGATTCGTGCGGTACGAGCCGGCCTTCACCTCGAGCTCCCAGCCCTGCCCGAAGTCGCCTTTGCGGTGCCCTCGCCGGCTGTCGTAGCCGCGGATCACCTGGATCGGGATCCCCGAGAGCGGCACTTCGAGATCGACGAAGGCGAGCGCGAAGTGGCCGATCTTCCGCTGCCCTTCGACGTTGAGGGAGATCGTCTGTTCGACGAAGTTGAGCGCGGTGTCGATGGCGCGCAGGCGGACTTCGTAGAGGCCGTTCTCGAGCAGCGTCGGATCGAGCGTGCCGAGGGTCTGCGCCTCGAGCGGCGTCGTGCCCGTGCCGAGCTCGATCCAGTCGGAATCCCCCACCGCCCGGTAGGCGAGCGTCCAGCTCTGGAGCTCCGGCGAGCGCACCGTGCCGACGATCGGCGTCGGGCCGGTGACCTCGGCGAGGTCGGCGGGCGAGAGGATGGCGACGTCGGGGAGCTCCTCTTCGTTCGAGATCGTGAGCGTCGTCGCCTCGGTGATGTAGATCCAGTAGCCGCGCCCGGGACGGAGCTCCGTCATGTCGTTGGCCCAGACCGGCACCGCGACGTCGTAGACCTCCCACGGGTCGGCGCTGTCGGTCGGATCGAAGCCGAAGAGGCGGATGTACTGGCCGGCGATCGAAGCGAGCGCCGTCGCCACCGGCCGCGCCGAGCCGGCCGGATAGCCGATCAGGTTCCAGCCGAGGCAGAGCGGGATCGACGTCGTCGTCGGCTCCGGGCCGCCCTCGGGCAGCGTCGCGCTCCCCTGCCCTTCCAGCCAGAAGCCTTTCGCCGGCGTGATTGCCGTCAGGTCCGACGTCCCCGGGCTCGCCGGATCCCAGACCTTCCACGGGTCGGCGGTGTCGCAGGCGTCGAAGGCGAAGACCCGCCGCACCGCGCTCGCGATCGGCAGGAACACCGCGCCGGGGGAGGGGTCGTTCGGCTGCCAGCTGATCGACAGTAGGTTGAAGGCCGGTACCACCGGAACGGCGACCATCGGCTGCACGGACCCCGCCCCCGCGCCGGAGCGCGGAGCGCGAGGCGCAACCTGCGGAGCTGCTCCAGCGGGGAGCGAAGCGGGATTCGCGTCCGGCGGCGTCGGCGGCGGCGGGATCTCCCCCGGCGGCAGATCGGTCAGCGGCGCCGGGCCGGCGCCCGTTGCGCCTTCGGCGCGGGGGGCCGACTGCGGATCGCCCGTGACTGCGAGAAGCGCTGGTGACGCACCAGAGAAAAGGCTGCTGGTAAAGGAATGCGTTCGATTCAGCGCCTCGAGTGCGAAGCGAACGCGCCGCTCCTGCAGCTTCTTTCCTTTACCGAAGATTTTCGCTGGCAGGACAACGCCGTCGACCTTCTCGGAAATGCCGAACCACGCCCCCCGCGCGGCTTGCCGCGCCAAATCGAGACTCGTCGTCCGCCTCGCCAGCCGGATGTGCGCGCCCAGTTTCGGGGCGGCCTCGGTGACTCGCAGGCCGAGGTCCTCGGGGGCCACCGCCCCCATCCCCATGACCGGACCGGTGGGCAGGAAGGCGAGGGTGAGGAGGAGGCGGGCGGGCGTCTGCTGCAGCTTCCTGAATCGTGAGGCGATCATCGGGAAGACGGGAGCATAGCGAACGAATTTCCTGTCCGGTGCACGCCTCCGACCAGGGATCGCAGCCATCCGCTCTCGCTAGAATCCCGTCTTTCCTCGTCGCGGCTTCCGGCTCTCCCGGCCGATTCCTCGGCCCTCGGAGCCTTCACGTGATCTTCCTCATGATTGTCGCTGTCGGCGCCCTTCTCGCATGGCTCGGGGTCCTGAGCGCGCATGCTGACTCCGGCCGCCCGAGGGCGAAGCGCCGAAAGTTCGAGACGCTCCCAGCGAAGGACCACGGCTTCCAACGCGCGAAGCCCGAATGGGTCCGCAAAGAAGTGCTCCGGCTAGAGGCCCTGATGCCCGAAGGCTCACGCAAGGTTGCCGACACCTTCAACTTCCTCCACGCCCACCGCGGGGAGACTGTCGGCAAGACCTTCGTCGCCGAGCTCGTCAAGACGCATCAGGAAGAGATTCTTCGGCTGCGCCAGACGCTCAAGCATCGCAAGCCACGGAGGGTGCCCAAGAACCTCCTCTGGGCTCTCGATCTCACCTTCCTCCCGGGCCCGGAAGGACCGCGTCCCGTCTTTGGCCTCCTGGACCACGGAAGCCGCCTCTGCCTCTCCCTCACCGCTCTGCGCGATCGTTCTGCGATCGGAATACTTCGTTACCTGCTCGACGCAATCGAGCGCTTCGGCAAGCCCGTGATGCTGCGCACCGACAACGAGCCGATCTTCACTTCACGCCTCTTCCGATTCAGCCTTTGGCTGTTGGGAATTCGCCATCAACGTACCGCCCCGCACTGCCCTTGGCAGAACGGGCGTATCGAGCGCCTCTTCCTCACGCTCAAGGAGAAGATCCTCGATTGGTTCGAAGACGCTGGCGCGCCCGACGACCTCGACGACGATCTCGCCACCGTCCGCGCCTGGTACAACCATTTGCGCCCGCATCAGCACCTCGGCGGCTTGACTCCGGCCGCGACCTGGACGGGAAGGAAGCCTTCGGGTCGCGGCAAGCCTCTCTATCTCTCGTTCTGGAACGGACGGCTCTCTGGCTTTCACTTTCCGACGTAGCTGCCGCTCCGCGGAACGCTTGAAGGGCACTTTCGCGAGTGTCCGCAGGGGAAGTGCGCCGGCTCCTTCAACTGAGCTCGATTCAGTCACGATTGGAGGCGATTCAACGAAGCAAACTGCCTGATTCTCGCCCTCGAGGCCCTCTCCTCGCAGGTAGCGGGCTCGATTTCATCGCCCCGGGCGACTCCTCCGGGTCCGCCGGACGCGCGGACGGGACACCGCTACTTCTCGAGAAACGCCTGCACGAGCCAACCGAAGACGACGCCAAGCAAGAGCAACGCTATCGAGAAGTAGATCAGCCAAGCCGCAGAATAGCCCGCGAAGGTCAAGATCGCGACCACGGGCCGCCGTCGGCGGCTCGACGCTCTCAAGGAGGCCAAACCTTCGATTAGGAATCCTGGAGTGAAAGCGAGAATCGCGACACCTGATGCGAGGATCAGGAGAATCGAGCTGGCTCGAGCCCCTCCTTCCCAACCTTGGCGCCTCATCACGAGAGTTGCCGCAAGCGCCGCGATTGCAACAAGCACAGGAGCCCAGAGTGCCGAGGCCCGTTTGGAGGCCCTTTCAGGTCCGTGGCGCTTCATGGTTGCGCTCCTCGAACTGAGTCAAAGAACCGCTGAGCATTCTGTGCCGCTGCCTCTGGCGCACGGGCGATGGGCACGAGCAGCGATGCGAAGTCCAGATAGAAAGGCAACGCTGATCGAACTGGCTCCGGGATCGTGCCAATGTC
The sequence above is a segment of the Thermoanaerobaculia bacterium genome. Coding sequences within it:
- a CDS encoding transposase; the encoded protein is MPEGSRKVADTFNFLHAHRGETVGKTFVAELVKTHQEEILRLRQTLKHRKPRRVPKNLLWALDLTFLPGPEGPRPVFGLLDHGSRLCLSLTALRDRSAIGILRYLLDAIERFGKPVMLRTDNEPIFTSRLFRFSLWLLGIRHQRTAPHCPWQNGRIERLFLTLKEKILDWFEDAGAPDDLDDDLATVRAWYNHLRPHQHLGGLTPAATWTGRKPSGRGKPLYLSFWNGRLSGFHFPT